The sequence ATTGCAGAAGTAGGAAAAACAGGCAATGCAAGTGTTCTCCATGCTCTTAACACTATCAGTAATCAGGTCAATTGCAAAGTTGAAGGGAAAACTCCGCAAACAACGAGATCATAAATTACCAGAGTAAGTCTCCCATGGATAGATGATTCCGTTATCATCCTGATCAAAGAAAGCACAATGCTGTTGCAGCACACTCAAATTATCATGCACATGGCCTGGTGTTCCGTTGGGGTGATCCATATCAGGTGCAACCAATCCTCTTGCCATATCTGACATTTGAATAGAGCAAACGAACATCTAAGGTTCAACtcttaaagaattaattaacagAGCAAATGATGCAAGAACATCAACTGCACCAATTATCTGCATGGATTGCAcgcatacatacatatgtaataCATCTCGGGGaaggcaaaagaaaaaaggaaaaaaatgaaggaaagaTTTAAAGAACTCTGGTCCGGACATAAAACATATTTCAAAAAGTTCAACTCCACCTTATCCAATGGATAATCAAGATTAGTTTTTGAGCTATTACTATTTGGTAAAAATCCAACCCCCTGTGGGTCTAATTTTACTGCATTAGACCCTAAGGCTGCATTGATTCAATTCTCATTTTCCCCAGTTTGTGGGTCGGCGCGCGGGCTTTCAAATCGTACAAGAAAATGTGAATATAAAAACTCACAGGGCTTCGGGATCGAAGTCTCCAAGTCAGTGCGCACTGGGCGCTCCATAGTCACCGGAGCAAGCGGGGCGTCCGGCGCCAACGCAGCATTTCTCTCCGCCGCAGCAGCCAAAACATGAGTTGCCATATTTCCCTTGACAAAATCACCTTTTTTCTCTGATTCTATACAGACCCTTTTGCTATATGACTACGCAAATGaattatcaaaagaaagaaacggTAAATATAGCAAAACGGCGAAGCGGTGTGGGGGAGAAAACTGCACAGTGCGTGGCGAACATGCAAAGAATAGGCAGCACAAGTGACGGCTCGCATGACACTTCGGCCCTCCTCATTTGACACGTACACTAGCTGATTTGTCCATCCATCACCTCTTTGATTCCTTGGGGAGAACAAAACACAAGGGATTAATAAGAGGTAATTAAATTGTGGGGTTTtaggtttctttttttttatatatgtacaatattatattaaattttttggtacTCAACCTTACgtgtattataattaaatatttttattattttttaaattataaatatttttttataattaacgatcttttattaaataccTATTACAATGgactgttaaaaaaaaaatgcaaaatctcTATAGTATAAATGttaatatctatttttctgttttagtGCTTTATGGTCAAATGTTCTCATGCCCACGATGAGTTTAACATTTTTCTTAAGGTGTTTGGTGGGATTAGATTATGACATGTGTTGTTTTTCACGtaattagatttttaattctagataataataaatcaactaTGTTTATTGATTTCCACATGAGTATGCTTTCACTTTTTGCCGCAATGGATTAACTATAATGATTTTGGTTCTTGatattactaatataataaaagaaagattCTTGTTTATTCACAAACGACGGTTTGTGACAcccatgaaattaattttttttgtgtcaataatatatttaaattaattaatttatttatatatttattaaaatatgtatgttggtttatatattttattactagcCGCAATGGCACATCGTCCCTGCatccatataataaataatattttatattttaaaatatattataaatataaaatttatatataaactagcacattatatttaaaaaaaattagaagaaaagaaaattaactaaagggtataataataaaattagtgttGCGTTATCATAACCGTcgtttatgaaaaaaaaaatcattttctttttatattatatagattatgcataattattttaaagtgtaaaaaattatttattatatacacataaagACGACGTGTTATAAtgttatttaaagaaaaaaaaacagaaaatcatTCATCTTCCTCTCACTCATCTTCACTCTCACGCCACCACACTTTAACCGCCACCGCCGCCGTCTTCAACAACGGGGGAAGCTTGgctcaaaatttattgaaaaaaattaagaaacaagGTAGGAAAAAATCTAACAATTGGTCAAATTCCTGTAAAAAGCGTAAAATCATGTCCCTAAAATCATGTCCCTATGTAATAAATCTCATCTTACGACTCATAATAGGCAAgaagaaattgcaatttatgtcttataattttttttttttgttattttaatttcattatttcagcattcattagatttaaattattttagcatTCATTAGATTTAATCCCGTAATCACAAAACTTGCAATGTAGTTTTTTACTATTTGTAGATAGGGGGGAAATGgggtttaatataatttatttctataatattataaatgagcaaattgtcctttttaaaaaaaaataatagcaatttactcccttatatttttttaaattaagacaATTTACCCCTGTCTAGGAATgcaaattgcttaattttaaaaaatacagggggtaaattattgtattttagaaaatataatatgatcaaattttttttctttatagaaGGATAATTTgtacatttacaatattacagagaactaaattgcattttttctaatGGATAgtaagtagaaaaaaaaaagaaaaaaaattatatgaccANNNNNNNNNNNNNNNNNNNNNNNNNNNNNNATGAGTATGAGGTCAAATTGATTTGTTAACAAATTCGATGGAGTACATTTGGAATTTAATTTCGAttctgaatttattatattctttttatttgggtcaaagtatttgatttttttaaaaaaaataatataggaagtaataaataaaatcatactaatcgaatttgaaatttattaatgttctaaaaaaatataatctaaaataagCATTAAAAGAACCTTAAATCATTCTCAATATGAAATCAcactaattaaagaaaaaaaatacttttagaaatttttcaaaatttctacCATCAAatcataaatccaaacataatgtagatttaatttcttttcgcCTTATTACTAACTAAaccttcaaattaatttttgcaaactAATTCGTAGTCaatatagtaaaattttgagtctaattttataaattaattgggataattacactttcctcccataaaatttattgtaattatatgtagatctCATATAGTTTGAGGAATTACATATAACATCCCTAAGTTTgcttcaatttaataaataagtctatttgttaatcaaattcaccgaattttctgatattaacaaaaaactgaatgaaaattgatatttactttctattgattttttatcactgacttattgcaggaaaaaattattttttgattaactACCCTTTTAacgataaaaatatatcttaccACATGCAATAACGCGTGAAATTGTATGAGATtaattgatcataaaaaattttatttggcctgcaataaataagtaataagtcaatcgagaataaatatatatctttttctatttttgtattaacatcaataaattcaataaattttaactaatataagaacttatttattagataaaaataaatattaataatattaaatataatttttggaattatataaaatttatgcataattACGGCAAATATGGTTGCCGAGTATAATGGAAAGGTCTAATTAGTAATTTCCTTCTTTCCATCTTCAGAACCAAGTTATTGCGaacatttgatttgataacATGGCAAGTGAAATGGCAGGTCGGAACTTCCGGCTGAGGGGCCGGCGGCCGGGAAGAAGCCTCCGGGCAGGCTGCAGAGGAAGTGGACGTTTTGGTTTGACAGCCAGTCGAAGCAAAGCAGGGCGTGACGCAGGGAACTTCACTTCGCAAATTCTACACTTTCGGAACCGTAGAAGAATTCAGGTGGTGCGTTTTACTAAACCCTCTAATAAGTTTGTGGTAATTGATTAAAGCTTCTAgctttacttttttattgtgaTATTACTGGTTGTGAAGTGTTACTTTTCGAAGTATTCTAGCGTTCAAGGATCTTTTCCTTGATATGGGCAAGAAGTAGCCTTATTTTGTGCcgagttttttaaattagagaTTGGTTTTTTGAGGAAGGACGAATTTCCATTTCCTCTCCTGTGGCTCTTATGTTAATTTATGCATGGAGATGCAGTTTTGGATGAATCTCTGGAGCTGTTACTGAAGCTGGTCTTGTCTCTAAGAACCGTAACTGGGGCTCGGAGGGAGCTATATGTTTGATATGTAGAGGGGATGTCCTTGGGGCTAATTGGACTTCCATAAGCATCTGTTGGGTGTAGACGTTAAAAGGAAAGTTGTTTAGAGAATATCATTGAGAAATTTAAATGAAGAGGAGTTCAAGGAagggaaagaagaagaagagagcgTGATACCCTCGAACCAGCTTGgaaatttacaaaacacatCCTTAACCTCTGATAAGAATCGTCTCTATTCAAAGAAAGAGATGACATGTAATAGAACCAAAAGGTTTAACTAGGACCAGGAGGTTAAAGTCCAAGTAGGAAGCTCATGAATAATTGATTGTTAGACCAATCCCGCATTATTTAGATGCCAGTGGTTATTGGAAGGAAATACTTTAAAAGTATAGTGAAAGTagtaaaatgattttaaaagtGAGTATGGAACTAGGACACATACTTCATTCCAACAGTTCTGAAACTTCTTAATCCGGAACGTACATGCTTGTGCCTAAGTTCTGCTTTGTGATACATGCAAAGTATGCAGTTTGGGTTTTACATTAACCGAGTCGGAACTATTCTTTAGTAGATTTCTAGCCATTTTGAGTATTGAGGATCTTGATTAGTTGACAATCCTAAAATCTTACTAACTTGGAATTGATGTCGTTTTCCTCCTTTAGAAGTTAAACTAGAAAATAAACgataaaagaaggaaaaaagaatacatGGTAAAGAAATTATTGTAGCTGGTCAAAAGttgagaatttttcttttttggtgaAAGACAATAGATTAGAAAACAAGAGCAGCAGATAAAGGAAAGTAAACAGATAGAAGTAAAAAGGAGAAGATGTAGGAAACTGATAACCAAAAGTCTTAATTTTATGTCTGAAAAATGCTTTGCGCTTGGTGTGTTTTTCATTAAAACGATATTACTGTCGTTTGTTGTAGTTTATACAGttgtatttcaaatatattgaaataaagtAAATCAGAAAAACCTATCAGGCGACATGGATAAGCAATCTTTTAAGTTTCGtgcatattaaaataaacacataaaatggtccatgaatatatatgataacCCCTCCTTGTATGAAGgtctatttatatttcttatcaattaactctattctttttaatataatgactaagttagttaatttattatccaTTCATTTCACAATAATAGATGTATTTTCGACTAGGCATGGTCTTTTAGATTAAAGTTATATGCAAGTTTACACCATTGTCCTCGTAGCTGGTTGAGAGCTTGTGGTGTCACCTCATTAGTTACTTCTATTGAGAGGTTCggagaaaaaagtaaaagaaaagattgtaGAGACTAGAAAATACATCTTATTTCTGGACATCCCGGAGATAAGAGTATATGAGAAGCAAGTAATAAAGTTCAAAGATATCAAACTACATCACCTATGTTATGGTCTAAAAGACATATTACCAAACTTAAAACTTAAACAGCTGACTTTGTCATGTGCTAAAAAGGGCATCCATTGTTGGATGgagttatatattaatatttatgtgactatataaaaatatattctgatTTAATGCATTGAATAAAAGTGTGAATCTGAAAATTAGTTTGGGTGATAAGATTCTTGACATTCCGTTTTGGTCAGTTTGTTGGTATAAACTACGTATTAGAACTTTCTCATCATGTACtaactaacaaatatatacatatatacatatatatatgctaatatatatttaaataaataaataaatcagcaCTTTAACCAAACTGGTGACTACTTTTTCATGTAGGCTCTAGAGAGACtaagcaaaaaattattctttgtttGACCTATTGTGAATTTTTATTGGTACTAATGGTTGTAAGTTCAGTTCATTGTGCAATGTGAAAAACCTTCTTAGTAGTTCGTTTTTCGTTTTCTCTATCtcttatagttttttttgtcAAGATCTATGCTTTGGCAGTCATAACATTTAGGTCTACAAGTAATTGATGTAACAA comes from Sesamum indicum cultivar Zhongzhi No. 13 linkage group LG10, S_indicum_v1.0, whole genome shotgun sequence and encodes:
- the LOC105171743 gene encoding uncharacterized protein LOC105171743 produces the protein MASEMAGRNFRLRGRRPGRSLRAGCRGSGRFGLTASRSKAGRDAGNFTSQILHFRNRRRIQVDNFRWKRPAKSRDSHH